The Blastocatellia bacterium DNA window GACTGGAAACGGCAGTTGAAGTACTTGCCACTGGTCATGGCGGTAGGGATCGGGTTGGCTCTCAATAATGCGCTCGCCATCGTCGAGGCGGTGCTGGGCGTGCGCTCAGCATTTGCTCGAACGCCAAAGTTTCGCATCGAATCGCGACGAGATCAGTGGCGCGACAAGAAGTACACCTTCGGTCACGATCTCATGCCGGTGTTCGAATTGATGCTGGCAGTTTATTTTGTCTTCGTCGTCTCCTATGCCCTGCACATCCGGATTTATGGGACGATTCCGTTCCTCTTCCTCTTTCTTATCGGCTATGGGATGACGGGACTTATCTCGGTCACGCATGGTCGAGTGGCGAGGCGATCCCGATGAACGCCTACCGTCGTGCCATGCCCTGCGGGGGAGGGTCATGAGAGAACGCTTTCGTGCAATTTTTTTCTTCCTGCTGCTTTATGTCGTTGCAGGTTATGGACTCTTGCTGTCGGGTCCCGGCTCATCGGCACCGCTCAGGTCGGCGCCATCGGAGCAGGCGCAGCATCTCGCGGGTCAGCCGCTCGGGGACTATCGTGCACGGCGCGAGCGGTTGATGGAGATGGCCAAAGACGGCATCGTTGTCCTCTCCGGAGCGGTCGAAGAGGAATTCGGTGAGGTAGAGAGGTTCCGTCAGCGAAATTATTTCCTCTATCTCACGGGAGTTGACGTTCCCAGGGCGTTGCTCATCCTGGCAGCCATGGAATCAAACGGGCCGCGAGAGATTCTCTTTCTCCCGCCACGAAATCCTGCGCGTGAACGCTGGACCGGACCGAAGATCGGACCCGGAGATATAGCCGAGCGAACGTTCGGCGTTCAGCGGGCGTTGTCAACAACCGAATTCGAGGCTGAGTTGAAGCGGCTGGCCGAGAAGACGCGCATTCTCTACACGGTCGTTCCTCGTGGCCCTCGCGCCCGCTTCCGGTCGGAGCAGGAATTCATCGAACGGCTGCGCCAGATCGTTCCCGAGGCTGATGTCCGTGATGTCACACCCCTCATTGATGAGATGCGACGGGTCAAGTCGCCTGCGGAGATCGCCTTGCTGAAGGAGGCCGTTCGCATCACCGGCGAAGCGCATGCTGATGTGATGGCCGCTCTTCGTCCGGGACTTTACGAATATCACCTGGAGGCTCTCGTCATGGCGGCGTTTTTGCGTAACGGGGCCATGCGCGCGGGATTTCCCTCCATCATCGGGTCAGGGCCGAATTCGACCATCCTTCATTATATGGAAAACAGCCGACAGATCGGCGAGAACGAACTGGTCGTCGTTGACATCGGAGCCGAGTACAAATACTACACGGCTGATATCACGCGAACTCTCCCGTCGAGCGGTCGGTTCACCGAACGCCAGCGTCAAATTTATGAGCTGGTGCTGGGCGCGCAAAAAGCCGCGGAAGCCGCTTTTCGGGTCGGGCGCACGACCATACGGGATCTGCACCGAGCGGCTATTGAGTTCATGCGGGCGAGTCCGCTTCGGTCGAGCGACGGCCAGACCCTCGATCGGTTTTTTATTCACGGGTTGGGGCATTATCTCGGCATGGATGTGCACGATGTCGGGGATTATTCAAAACCGCTCACGCCGGGAGTGGTCTTTACCATCGAACCTGGGATTTATCTCCCCGCCGAAAATCTCGGCGTGCGAATCGAAGACGATTACCTGGTGACCGAAACAGGACTAGTCAAGCTATCGGCACATATTCCCAGCTCTCCGGATGAAATCGAGAAGCTCATCGGGAGGAATAGACCGATGCCACGATGAGGTGATGGGTAGTGTGCCTTCGCCTCGGTGCGATGAGCGTTAAGTCTCCAATTCATCCCGGTGAGGATTTCCGGGGAGGAGATTATCATTGTCGGCAGCCCCTTAGCGTTTCCGCGAGTCGAGGGCAGTTGGTGCTCTACTGCGGGGGCGATAAGAACTGCCGACCGATGGCGTGGGGGCACACATGCTATAATTGGTGACTGGATTATGAATCCACAGACGTTCGTCGCTCTGGATTATGAGGAGCTGAAGGAACTTCTGGCGGGGCGAACACAAACGCCGCTCGGTCGGGCGCGAGCGTTGTCTTTGCACCCCTCAACTGACGCGGAGGAGATTCGTCGTGCCCTCAAACTGGTGTCGGATTGCGTCCGCTACTTTGAACATCACAGCCCGTTTGGATTGAGTGGGCTGGCGGATCCGAGCGAGAGTTTGCGCCTTCTTCAGGTCGAGGGGGCTCGACTGGATCCGCGCCAGATTCTCGAACTCATCCATCTGATCGAGGCCGGCCAGACGCTTCGTGCCTCTCTTCAGGGCTTGAGGAACGAATATCCTCATCTGGCTCTTCTTGTCGGAGAAATTCCCGATCTCCGGCCACTTTTGAGGGCGCTGCGGGGCAAGATACTGCCGTCGGGAGAGATTGACGATCATGCCAGCCCGACGTTGGCTGAGATTCGTCGCGAGATTCACCATCTGCGAGGACGCATTTACCGGCAGTTAGAACACATCATGCGCCAGTCGCCCGAAGGCATGGTGCAGGATGAGATCGTCACCTTACGCAACGAGCGATACGTCATTCCCATTCGTGCGACCCACCGAGGTCAGATTCCCGGCGTGGTTCACGCCGTATCGTCCTCGGGAGCGACGGTGTTCGTCGAGCCGCTGGCGACGATTGACCTCAATAACGAGCTGGTGCGTCTGCTGGAGCTGGAGCAGGTCGAAATTTCCCGAATCCTCCTGGAGATGAGCGATCGGCTGCGCGTTGAATTGCCGCAGGTGCAACGACTCGTCCATCTTCTCGGCGAGATTGACCTCATCGCGGCAAAGGCGCGACTGTCGCGGGAGTTCGGAGGAGTTGAACCCACGATGGTCACCGAGGGCGAGCGCATTTCGCTCACCGATGTGCGCCACCTGTTGCTCGATCATCTGCTCAGGCAACGTGGGGAACGCGCCGTTCCCATCTCGGTCGAGCTTGACGCTGCATCGCGCGTCCTCATCATCAGCGGACCGAATGCCGGAGGCAAGACCGTTGCCCTGAAGACGATTGGTCTGACCTGTCTCATGGCGCAATCGGGACTCCACGTGCCCGCGACGCAGGCGACGCTTTCGGTCTTCACACACGTCCTCGCTGACATCGGCGATCAGCAATCAATTGTGGCCAACCTTTCCACCTTCACGGCGCATATTAAGAGTGTGAAAGAGATGGCGGAAATGCTGGAGCTGCCGGCTCTCGTGCTCCTGGACGAAGTGGGCACGGGAACCGATCCCGAGGAAGGGGCAGCGCTGGCCATCGCCATTGTGGATTATTTCCGTCGGCGAGGAGCCCTGGTCGTGGCGGCCACGCACTATCCCCAACTGAAGATGTATGCCTCGCTCACGCCCGGCGTCGTCAATGCTGCCGTCGAATTCGATGAGGTTCGGCTCCGGCCAACGTATCGGTTGATCATGGGAATTCCCGGAACGTCGAACGGTCTGGACATTGCCCGACGCATCGGCTTGCCCGATGAGATGATCGCCTCGGCGCGAGAACATCTGAAGGGCACGACCGAGGAGATCAACCGCTACCTTCAGCATCTGAAGGCCGAGTACGAACGTCAGCAGGCTCTGCGGACCGCCCTGGAGCAGGAGCGCGACGCGGTGGCCGAACGCTACGCCCGGCTCGATGAGGAATTCCGGCGCCGCGAGCTAGACCGGCAGAAGGAAATCCAGACTCACATCGAGCGATTGACCCAGATGGCTTCGGAGCAGATTCGGCAGGCTCTTGCCCAGCTCACCGAGAGACATCCCGCCGGAGACGTGAAAAAAGCGGCCCAACGTCGCCTCGCCCAGATCAGCTCGCAGCTTCATCAGGAGGCGCGCGCGATCTCGTTCGAGGTGCCTCCACCAAAGGAAACCCGACGGTTTGTTCCTGCGCTCGAGGTGGGCGTCGCCGTGGGAGATCACGTTCGAGTGCGAGATATTGACACGATGGGCACAATCGTCCATATTGCAGGCGATCAGGCGGAAGTTCAGGTGGGATCGTGGCGCATGAAAACGGATCTGGCCAATCTTGATGTGGTAACGGATCACGCGTCGAGTCCACCGCCACAACGAACTCGTTCCTCGTCATCGGGGGTGATTGCCCAGGTGAGATCCCGAGGGAGTCTTCCGCCGGAGCTGAATCTCTTGGGGAAATCGGTGGAGGAAGCCCTGGAGCTGACCGACCGTTTCCTCGATGAGGCGTCCCTGGCATCGTTAGGGACAGTTCGGATTATTCATGGCGTTGGTTCCGGCGCGTTGCGTCGAGCCATTCGCGAGATGCTGCAGCACCATCCTCATGTCGCCAGTTTTCGCGCAGGCGAGCCGCATGAGGGAGCTGACGGCGTCACACTCGTCGTCCTGAAGCCGGCATAAGGAGGGAGAGAGGTCTCTCAGCCCACAGATGCAGGACCATTGGCCGTC harbors:
- a CDS encoding aminopeptidase P N-terminal domain-containing protein, translated to MRERFRAIFFFLLLYVVAGYGLLLSGPGSSAPLRSAPSEQAQHLAGQPLGDYRARRERLMEMAKDGIVVLSGAVEEEFGEVERFRQRNYFLYLTGVDVPRALLILAAMESNGPREILFLPPRNPARERWTGPKIGPGDIAERTFGVQRALSTTEFEAELKRLAEKTRILYTVVPRGPRARFRSEQEFIERLRQIVPEADVRDVTPLIDEMRRVKSPAEIALLKEAVRITGEAHADVMAALRPGLYEYHLEALVMAAFLRNGAMRAGFPSIIGSGPNSTILHYMENSRQIGENELVVVDIGAEYKYYTADITRTLPSSGRFTERQRQIYELVLGAQKAAEAAFRVGRTTIRDLHRAAIEFMRASPLRSSDGQTLDRFFIHGLGHYLGMDVHDVGDYSKPLTPGVVFTIEPGIYLPAENLGVRIEDDYLVTETGLVKLSAHIPSSPDEIEKLIGRNRPMPR
- a CDS encoding endonuclease MutS2 yields the protein MNPQTFVALDYEELKELLAGRTQTPLGRARALSLHPSTDAEEIRRALKLVSDCVRYFEHHSPFGLSGLADPSESLRLLQVEGARLDPRQILELIHLIEAGQTLRASLQGLRNEYPHLALLVGEIPDLRPLLRALRGKILPSGEIDDHASPTLAEIRREIHHLRGRIYRQLEHIMRQSPEGMVQDEIVTLRNERYVIPIRATHRGQIPGVVHAVSSSGATVFVEPLATIDLNNELVRLLELEQVEISRILLEMSDRLRVELPQVQRLVHLLGEIDLIAAKARLSREFGGVEPTMVTEGERISLTDVRHLLLDHLLRQRGERAVPISVELDAASRVLIISGPNAGGKTVALKTIGLTCLMAQSGLHVPATQATLSVFTHVLADIGDQQSIVANLSTFTAHIKSVKEMAEMLELPALVLLDEVGTGTDPEEGAALAIAIVDYFRRRGALVVAATHYPQLKMYASLTPGVVNAAVEFDEVRLRPTYRLIMGIPGTSNGLDIARRIGLPDEMIASAREHLKGTTEEINRYLQHLKAEYERQQALRTALEQERDAVAERYARLDEEFRRRELDRQKEIQTHIERLTQMASEQIRQALAQLTERHPAGDVKKAAQRRLAQISSQLHQEARAISFEVPPPKETRRFVPALEVGVAVGDHVRVRDIDTMGTIVHIAGDQAEVQVGSWRMKTDLANLDVVTDHASSPPPQRTRSSSSGVIAQVRSRGSLPPELNLLGKSVEEALELTDRFLDEASLASLGTVRIIHGVGSGALRRAIREMLQHHPHVASFRAGEPHEGADGVTLVVLKPA